A genomic window from Phyllopteryx taeniolatus isolate TA_2022b chromosome 2, UOR_Ptae_1.2, whole genome shotgun sequence includes:
- the tox3 gene encoding TOX high mobility group box family member 3 isoform X2: MDVGFYPNAGGNAIPGESPNLDFSHCLGYYNFNKTFHTPSLGDEEFEIPPITPPPEMESGLGLSDGDSPFHTMPEPPAHHRGSLIPQFPPQSLDLPSITISRNMMEQEGMGISNSQPMNVGPAHLRHYAANPAMLMKSIANMSGPNGMISRNQLTTINQSHLNTQLNLNMGGPSIVHTSPSPPASKSATPSPSSSINEDDQDDSNRVVGEKRPAPVDPTKKPKTPKKKKKKDPNEPQKPVSAYALFFRDTQAAIKGQNPNATFGEVSKIVASMWDGLGEEQKQVYKSKTEAAKKEYLKALAAYRASLVSKAAAESAEAQTIRSVQQTLASTSLSPGLVMPSPLNQHPSMPSASQALQQALPRAIAPKPLQMRQGGSQIVTSVTVSHQNMSPGMPQMLGQMGSAVTMPHPPPVSQMSPPMQHQQQHTMQQQMQQHLQHHQMQQQQMHHQQIQQQMQHQHFQHHLQQQLQQHHIHHQQQQQQQQHLQMQHMQMQQQMHQQQIQHLQQHQSQCSPPQHSPSTPLSVGSASLGSPQPAPQQQNPPPPQHPSQIQTHAQVLSQVSIF, encoded by the exons ACCTTTCACACACCCAGTCTGGGGGACGAGGAGTTTGAGATTCCTCCCATCACACCTCCACCGGAAATGGAGTCCGGCCTTGGCCTGTCTGACGGTGATTCTCCTTTCCATACCATGCCGGAGCCTCCGGCCCACCACAGGGGCTCCCTGATCCCTCAGTTTCCCCCTCAGAGCTTGGATCTGCCCTCCATCACCATCTCACGCAACATGATGGAGCAGGAAGGGATGGGGATCAGCAACAGCCAACCGATG AATGTTGGACCAGCCCATCTCCGCCACTACGCGGCTAACCCAGCCATGCTGATGAAGTCCATCGCCAATATGAGCGGCCCCAACGGCATGATCTCGCGGAATCAGCTGACCACCATCAACCAGTCACACCTCAACACACAATTGAACCTGAACATGGGCGGACCCAGCATTGTCCACACTTCGCCGTCGCCACCGGCCAGCAAGTCCGCTACACCGTCACCCTCCAGCTCCATTAACGAAGATGACCAAGACGACAGCAACAGG GTGGTCGGCGAAAAGCGACCGGCACCCGTCGATCCCACTAAAAAGCCCAAGacgcccaaaaagaaaaagaagaaggatCCCAACGAGCCTCAGAAGCCGGTGTCGGCTTACGCTCTATTCTTCCGAGACACGCAGGCCGCCATCAAGGGTCAGAACCCCAACGCCACCTTTGGCGAAGTATCCAAGATCGTAGCGTCCATGTGGGACGGTCTTGGGGAGGAGCAAAAACAG GTgtacaaaagcaaaacagaagCTGCCAAGAAGGAGTACTTGAAGGCCCTGGCAGCATATCGCGCTAGTCTGGTCTCCAAG GCTGCGGCGGAATCCGCAGAGGCGCAGACGATCCGGTCTGTGCAGCAGACCCTGGCCTCCACCAGCCTCTCTCCGGGCCTGGTAATGCCCTCGCCTCTCAATCAGCACCCCTCCATGCCTTCGGCCTCCCAGGCCCTCCAGCAAGCCCTACCCCGAGCCATCGCCCCCAAACCCCTACAGATGAGACAAGGAGGCAGTCAAATCGTCACCTCAGTCACTGTTTCCCACCAGAACATGTCCCCGGGGATGCCCCAAATGCTCGGCCAGATGGGCTCCGCCGTGACCATGCCGCATCCTCCACCCGTGTCGCAGATGAGCCCGCCCATGCAACATCAGCAGCAGCATACCATGCAGCAGCAAATGCAGCAGCACCTCCAGCACCACCagatgcagcagcagcagatgcaCCACCAACAGATCCAGCAGCagatgcagcatcagcacttcCAGCACCACCTCCAGCAGCAGCTCCAACAGCACCACAtccaccaccaacaacaacaacagcagcagcagcacttgCAAATGCAGCACATGCAAATGCAGCAGCAAATGCATCAGCAGCAAATCCAACATCTCCAACAACACCAGTCCCAGTGTTCCCCACCGCAGCACTCGCCCAGTACGCCCCTTTCTGTGGGCTCTGCGTCACTCGGCAGCCCCCAGCCGGCCCCCCAGCAGCAGAACCCTCCACCGCCGCAACACCCCTCTCAGATCCAGACCCACGCCCAGGTCCTTTCCCAAGTCAGTATTTTCTGA
- the tox3 gene encoding TOX high mobility group box family member 3 isoform X1 → MDVGFYPNAGGNAIPGESPNLDFSHCLGYYNFNKFQNNNNYMNMSEANTALLTAGDTFHTPSLGDEEFEIPPITPPPEMESGLGLSDGDSPFHTMPEPPAHHRGSLIPQFPPQSLDLPSITISRNMMEQEGMGISNSQPMNVGPAHLRHYAANPAMLMKSIANMSGPNGMISRNQLTTINQSHLNTQLNLNMGGPSIVHTSPSPPASKSATPSPSSSINEDDQDDSNRVVGEKRPAPVDPTKKPKTPKKKKKKDPNEPQKPVSAYALFFRDTQAAIKGQNPNATFGEVSKIVASMWDGLGEEQKQVYKSKTEAAKKEYLKALAAYRASLVSKAAAESAEAQTIRSVQQTLASTSLSPGLVMPSPLNQHPSMPSASQALQQALPRAIAPKPLQMRQGGSQIVTSVTVSHQNMSPGMPQMLGQMGSAVTMPHPPPVSQMSPPMQHQQQHTMQQQMQQHLQHHQMQQQQMHHQQIQQQMQHQHFQHHLQQQLQQHHIHHQQQQQQQQHLQMQHMQMQQQMHQQQIQHLQQHQSQCSPPQHSPSTPLSVGSASLGSPQPAPQQQNPPPPQHPSQIQTHAQVLSQVSIF, encoded by the exons TtccagaacaacaacaactacatgAACATGTCAGAAGCGAACACCGCCCTGCTGACTGCTGGTGAT ACCTTTCACACACCCAGTCTGGGGGACGAGGAGTTTGAGATTCCTCCCATCACACCTCCACCGGAAATGGAGTCCGGCCTTGGCCTGTCTGACGGTGATTCTCCTTTCCATACCATGCCGGAGCCTCCGGCCCACCACAGGGGCTCCCTGATCCCTCAGTTTCCCCCTCAGAGCTTGGATCTGCCCTCCATCACCATCTCACGCAACATGATGGAGCAGGAAGGGATGGGGATCAGCAACAGCCAACCGATG AATGTTGGACCAGCCCATCTCCGCCACTACGCGGCTAACCCAGCCATGCTGATGAAGTCCATCGCCAATATGAGCGGCCCCAACGGCATGATCTCGCGGAATCAGCTGACCACCATCAACCAGTCACACCTCAACACACAATTGAACCTGAACATGGGCGGACCCAGCATTGTCCACACTTCGCCGTCGCCACCGGCCAGCAAGTCCGCTACACCGTCACCCTCCAGCTCCATTAACGAAGATGACCAAGACGACAGCAACAGG GTGGTCGGCGAAAAGCGACCGGCACCCGTCGATCCCACTAAAAAGCCCAAGacgcccaaaaagaaaaagaagaaggatCCCAACGAGCCTCAGAAGCCGGTGTCGGCTTACGCTCTATTCTTCCGAGACACGCAGGCCGCCATCAAGGGTCAGAACCCCAACGCCACCTTTGGCGAAGTATCCAAGATCGTAGCGTCCATGTGGGACGGTCTTGGGGAGGAGCAAAAACAG GTgtacaaaagcaaaacagaagCTGCCAAGAAGGAGTACTTGAAGGCCCTGGCAGCATATCGCGCTAGTCTGGTCTCCAAG GCTGCGGCGGAATCCGCAGAGGCGCAGACGATCCGGTCTGTGCAGCAGACCCTGGCCTCCACCAGCCTCTCTCCGGGCCTGGTAATGCCCTCGCCTCTCAATCAGCACCCCTCCATGCCTTCGGCCTCCCAGGCCCTCCAGCAAGCCCTACCCCGAGCCATCGCCCCCAAACCCCTACAGATGAGACAAGGAGGCAGTCAAATCGTCACCTCAGTCACTGTTTCCCACCAGAACATGTCCCCGGGGATGCCCCAAATGCTCGGCCAGATGGGCTCCGCCGTGACCATGCCGCATCCTCCACCCGTGTCGCAGATGAGCCCGCCCATGCAACATCAGCAGCAGCATACCATGCAGCAGCAAATGCAGCAGCACCTCCAGCACCACCagatgcagcagcagcagatgcaCCACCAACAGATCCAGCAGCagatgcagcatcagcacttcCAGCACCACCTCCAGCAGCAGCTCCAACAGCACCACAtccaccaccaacaacaacaacagcagcagcagcacttgCAAATGCAGCACATGCAAATGCAGCAGCAAATGCATCAGCAGCAAATCCAACATCTCCAACAACACCAGTCCCAGTGTTCCCCACCGCAGCACTCGCCCAGTACGCCCCTTTCTGTGGGCTCTGCGTCACTCGGCAGCCCCCAGCCGGCCCCCCAGCAGCAGAACCCTCCACCGCCGCAACACCCCTCTCAGATCCAGACCCACGCCCAGGTCCTTTCCCAAGTCAGTATTTTCTGA